CAGCAACAGGTGCCAGACCCACACCTGGCCGAAGAACGTCTTACTCAACACCAGGCGTACGGTGTTCGGCTGCAGTGCTGCGTCCCAGCCGCCGGCCATGCTCGCGGTGATCAGCAGCAACCAGGCCGCGCCGGACGCCAGGCCGATCCAGGCCAACCCACGGGTGAGGCGCAGCAAGGTGCGGTCCAACGCCGGCTGTGTATCGCCGCCCAGCAGCCAGGGCCTGAAGGCCCAGGCTCCGAACATCAGCAGCACGACGATAAAATGCACGAAGCGGCACAGCACCAGCAGGGTTGCCATCGCTTATTGGCCGACCTTGAAGCGATAAGTGCCTTCGCTTTTGTGGGTGTCGACGGAGACCGCATGCCACTCGACGGTATAAGTGCCGGCTGCCAGCGGCGCGGCCGGTGTGACCACCAGGACTTTTTTGTCGGCGTCCGGGGTTTCCAGGCCTTTGATAGCGACTTCGGTGCCGTCCTTGCTCAGGGACACCTTGGTGAAGGTGGCCTCGACGCCTTCGCTGAAAGTCAGACGCAGGTCTTTGGGCGGGGTGACGGTACTGTCCTGCGCCGGGGTGGCGCTTTTCAGGTGGGCATGGGCAAATGCCGCCGAAGCGCCCAGCAGGGACGCGAGCAGGGCAACGGTGGTCAGGGCTTGCTTGATCAACATTGTGCAATACCAATCAATGGGGAAGAGCGGGCAGTGTACGAAGTTTCGACTGTGCCTGTCGCCCCGATCTAGAGCGGTGGTAGTCTTTGGTTTATGTCTTTGTCAGGGAGCCCACATGGGCAATCACAAGAGTGGCATTCGCCGAGCCAACGTCGAAAAAATCCTGCTGGCGGCGGAGAAAGTCTTCGCCGAGAAAGGCTATGGCAGCACCGCCATGGCCGACATCGCCGAACAAGCGCAACTGCCGCGCTCCAACCTGCATTACTACTTCACCACCAAGAGCGAGCTGTACAGCGCGGTGCTGTTCGATCTGCTGGACCTGTGGAAACAGGATGCCCTGAGTTTTGAAACCTTCGATGACCCACGGGTGGTGCTCAGCAGCTACATCCGCGCCAAGATGCAGCGTTCACGCACACGGCCGTACGGCTCGAAAGTCTGGGCCAACGAAATCATCCACGGCGCGCCGACCCTGGGTGAGGCGCTCGACGAAAGCCTGTACGACTGGGCCAAGATGAAGGAAGCGAAAATTCGCCAGTGGGTGGAAGACAAACGCATCCTGCCGGTGGAACCGTCGAGCCTGCTGTATATGATCTGGGCTTCGACCCAGCACTACGCCGACTTTGATCACCAGGTGACGATTTTGAATGATCACCAGCCGTTGTCGGATATGCAGTTCGAGAAGGCGATCCAGACGGTGACCAGTGTGATTCT
The sequence above is drawn from the Pseudomonas quebecensis genome and encodes:
- the copC gene encoding copper homeostasis periplasmic binding protein CopC, with translation MLIKQALTTVALLASLLGASAAFAHAHLKSATPAQDSTVTPPKDLRLTFSEGVEATFTKVSLSKDGTEVAIKGLETPDADKKVLVVTPAAPLAAGTYTVEWHAVSVDTHKSEGTYRFKVGQ
- a CDS encoding TetR/AcrR family transcriptional regulator, with the protein product MGNHKSGIRRANVEKILLAAEKVFAEKGYGSTAMADIAEQAQLPRSNLHYYFTTKSELYSAVLFDLLDLWKQDALSFETFDDPRVVLSSYIRAKMQRSRTRPYGSKVWANEIIHGAPTLGEALDESLYDWAKMKEAKIRQWVEDKRILPVEPSSLLYMIWASTQHYADFDHQVTILNDHQPLSDMQFEKAIQTVTSVILRGIGLEP